The Girardinichthys multiradiatus isolate DD_20200921_A chromosome 6, DD_fGirMul_XY1, whole genome shotgun sequence genome window below encodes:
- the LOC124870423 gene encoding cyclin-Y-like isoform X2 has product MRCFSNLLPYKKQCRTKHFPNCRDTNGGMLLDIFDEKRHPLSKSEVPLDYNQYDPDQRQIYRFVRTLFSAAQLTSECAIVTLVYLERLLTYAEIDICPGNWKRIVLGAILLASKVWDDQAVWNVDYCQILKDITVEDMNELERQFLELLQFNINVPSSVYAKYYFDLRSLSESNNLSFPLEPLSREKARKLEAISRLCDDKYKDLRRAARKRSASMDNLCGRRWVPAILS; this is encoded by the exons ATG CGTTGCTTTAGCAATTTACTACCATATAAAAAACAG tGTAGAACAAAGCATTTCCCCAATTGCAGAGACACAAATGGAGGCATGCTCTTGGACATCTTTGATGAAAAGCGTCACCCTCTTTCG AAATCAGAGGTTCCACTGGACTACAACCAATATGACCCGGACCAGAGGCAAATCTACCGTTTCGTCAGGACCCTTTTCAGTGCTGCCCAGCTCACTTCTGAATGTGCCATCGTCACACTG gtgtaCTTGGAGAGACTCCTTACTTATGCAGAGATTGACATCTGTCCAGGAAACTGGAAAAGGATTGTTCTTGGCGCCATCCTGCTGGCCTCCAAGGTCTGGGACGACCAGGCTGTCTGGAACGTCGACTACTGCCAGATCCTCAAGGATATAACCGTGGAAGACAT GAATGAACTGGAGCGACAGTTTCTGGAACTCCTGCAGTTCAACATCAATGTACCGTCCAGTGTCTACGCCAAGTACTACTTTGACCTACGATCACTCTCAGAGTCCAACAATCTCAGCTTCCCGCTGGAGCCGCTCAGCAGGGAAAAGGCTCGGAAGTTAGAG GCCATTTCCAGACTATGTGACGATAAGTACAAAGACCTTCGGAGAGCTGCCAGGAAACGCTCGGCCAGCATGGACAACCTGTGTGGTAGACGATGGGTTCCTGCAATTCTCTCCTAA